CTACGTTGGCGCTGGCGTGACCTTCCCCGCCGGTCTGCTCTTCGTGTGCCTGCAGTGTGTACTCACCTACCGGTTGGCCGTCACCGCCCTTGATTACTGGATGGCACACGTCCGTGTGGCCCTGGCCGGCGGAGCCCTTATCTCACTGGTCCTCAGTATCCTTCCTGACTCGCAGGGATTGGTGGAATTAAGAGGTTGAGGGGCTGGGAAATATGTAATCAATTACTGATCAGTTATGTGAGAGATGACATCATCAGTGTGAAGTCATCAGTCTCAAACTGTTTTGGCCAGTGCTTTCCAACTATAAAGCGTGTTGCATTGTGACCATAATTCAGGAAATGATGAATGACTATCTGTAGTATAAAATCTTCAGAGTGCTGATTGTTTTCCTGCAAGTGCtgaatattttgaaatgctCCCCCCCCCAACTATCAGCATGGTAGGCTCAGGCATATAATGAGCAATTCATggattaaaaatcatacaggaTCAAAGTATCTCTGCTTTAATTATTCCAGCAACAATACTGAACTATATGAACTGTCTCCTGTTCATTATTGACCATAGCATATATTGCATCTTGGATGCCTCCCATTCCCTTTGTAGCAGTACACTATAAAAGGAAGAGAGGGCCATTTGGGATTAACCATAGATGTGTTGATTTGGCTCTTCTTCCTCCGTTGTTGCATGTCCTTAACTCCATTTTCCCCAGGCGGTATCTTCTTTATCCATGAGAGCTTTGTTCTCCAGCATGCGGCGGCCATCTGCGAGTGGGTCTTCACAGTGGACATCCTGGTCTATTATGGCACCTTCACCTATGAGTTTGGCACGGTCACCAATGAAACCATGATGGTCGGCCTGCAGCAGACCCACCACCACTCAGGGGTTATGATGGGCGGTGGGGCCGGGGCCATGGCACTGTCCATGGGGGGCAGCATAGGAGGGGGCATGGGAGCCAAGGGCCTGAAATCCCCTGGAGGAAGCAGCACATCCACCCATCTCAACTGCACCCCAGAGAGCATAGCCATGTTGTAGCTCTGCAGGGGTCACAGGTCACCTTGCTGCTGCAGAGGGGAATCACCACACAGGCAGCAGATGTCAGGGCGAAGGATAGTACTGGCCAGCCGGGGGAGGAGGAAAGACAAGGCATTGGAAATCACAAGATATGAGTGACACCGGGTCATCGGGTTACCGGGTTGGTATTGCTGTATAGGGTTTTTATGTTGTAATAAGCCGTCCGTTTCTCCACTACGGTCTAATTTCCTGTGCTTCAGCAGCAGGAAGAAACGATTTACAGGAAGGAAAAATATGTGGCAGGATGTGAGCGGTGGTGCTGGGAATGTTTCCAAGATGGCTGCTGGCCTACGGGCATCCCTGTACACTGACACCATGATAGCTTCTTTCTCGAGGGTCAGTGTTGTACGACCGGCAACTGAAGCTTTTGGCAGTGTTGATCCTTGTCAcattgggatggcagaccaatAAAGgaagattttctttttatggCAACACAGTGTTGCTTTTTTTCCAGATTTTCCACAGACTTCCTCAACATGGCAACGACGGGTGGTGTGGCTCATTCAGCCTGGTCCTCATGCCATTCAACTGCATGCCACACTATGAATGACACAGTAGACTGTTGTTGGGTTGATCAGACTTGGTTTGAGTCGTTTCTTCTGTGTATACTCTGCCAATGTTGAAGCATCGTAGTAGAGAATATTGAATGTTTGAGAAGTGGAACAATAGTCTACCGTTAATTACATGACAGGTTGTACGCACACGCCTTTTTATTGAGTATAAATTAAGTTTAAAATGATTAGTGAAATCGGCAACCTTATTTGATAAGAAAATTCACTCATTTTGTGCACAATATCTGCCCAATGTCTTGAATCGCTGCCTCAAGAGGGCAAGCGACATGAATGGCTTTATGTTTTGTTATGGTTTAAAAAGATATCTCTGTATTATTAGCCATTACATTAGTTATTCCCTAGAAAGATTGCTATATACATCTTACCAGCTAATATAATGTGAGCTGGGAAGACTCACAAACCTGTCGGGCTTTTCACTTGTTGGCCTTTTTTGTCAAGGCAGAAAGGATCATTGGTCAACTCAATGCTGAAGCTTATGTTCCAACTCTGGATTTGAAAGCATTTTATATGGCTACGGATTAGGTGAAGAATTAGGGCTTAGGTTAGGGAAAAGCATAAACCCTGATCAAAATGTCTTAAAGCATGCAACGTGTTAGAAATATAAAATCTGTCCTCAACATTGAGAACCATTTGATATCTGCCTTGCTGACAAATCTGCTTCAAGAACattcaagacaaaaaaaacacctgttACTGTGGCAACATCTGTGTCTCACTCTTACTTGACTTGTTTTATATTTCCTCTTCATTTTGCCACAAAATGTACCTCAACTGTTACCCGCTTGTTGAATGGCttattatgttttttgtatGAGGTCACCTTATTGTTTACCATCTTTTTTGGTGCAATAATGGCTATTTCATCTGCCAAAGCAAAGTACACTCCAGAGCGGTCGGAGTGCTGCCTTTTAGCAAGGTTGTCTGAGGACTTGTTTTTAACACATTGCTCTGTTTCTGATCTGTCATAGTACAAATAATGGAATGTATGGTTATTAACAGGTTAACCTGTAGGCAACAATCCATTTATAAAGGTGCAAATGTGACTAACTAATCCACTAGGTGCATCTATTTTTTGGATTCCAGGCTGGTTCCTTGGAAGCCTTATTTGAATACTGAGGGCAATAGAGTCTGCTGCAAAAGACTTCTCTTCAAGCCTGTTAGTAATGCGCCAGGGAAGATGCTGTATGTGTTGAGAGCACAGCTTGTATAGAAAAGACATCTCAGATAGGGATTGCTTTTTAGTGCCCCTTGTCCATGTAACTTAAGTTCTGCCTTTTATCACAATGATCTGttcaaacattaaataaaaaaatgtagtaAGGTGGCAGCCACAATGGGTCATTGAGAACAGAAAGCAAATTAGAAAGGGTGCATTTTGGTCAGTTATGTACAAAAACCTATGCTAAATGTATAGCATTTTTGtaagttcattttttttttttaaactttttctcTGGAGAAAAGTAAATGTTTAGTCCTTAAATCAATTTCCCAGTTTGACCGGAGCCTTTTCTTCAGAAGGCTGCTTATTTCTAATTGGTCCATGCACATGCTGCTTAATTTTAATTTGATAAAATGTTCTGGATAAAGACGTGTCTCTGTTTCTGCTGTCCACCAACGTATGAAGCTCCTCAGGCCATGGCCAGACTCAGTGATTAGGCATGGAAACCCAGTTAGAATGTATAAAATCACGGTCTCAGTCTGGCTGTGCCCTCAGGAAGCAttgtaaatggaaaaaaatgCAGTTGATGTAAAAGGGATTCTACATCAGCTCTCCTGCTCTGAGATGTTAATGAATATAAGCCCAGATGTATAATCAATGGTATGGACTAAAGAGGATGCCTGTAAAGACCTTTGCTGTTAACTTGATAATGACGACAGACTGATGTGTCAAAAGATTTTATGTTGTCATTTTTGGTCATACTTCTAATGTAGAAATGCATAAGGATATTCATTGTTCAGAGTTGAGATGCTGGATGCATGTACTGTCTGGGCAATGTTGTGCAAAATTGTTACTGAAATAGATGTATGATGGTATGTAGACCAGTGAATGATTTATGAAATTGTCGATCATTGCCAAACATCTATAAATGTAATTAACTGGTTTagaaaggaaaaacaacattttatgactAGCAACCAATAATGCCCCAGGTTACATAGTGTCAAGtgaaaaaatcattttttttaaccCACCAGCGCCATCTTGAGGCCAATGATTTCTCCAAATGGAGTTATCAAATGCAAGTCAGCAGTTTGTAGGCCATGCTTCTGTAGTAGGCCCCAGGAACTAACCCTACTATATTTGAGTTTCAATTTGAATGGCCTCAAGCTCTTCAGGGGCCCCCACTGACTGATTTGTAACCCACGTGTTTTGAAAACGACTACAGCCTGtaataaagtatttttaaatctttttttcatggaaaaaatattttctgtgatAAAAGAAACTAGCAGGTCATTGATTTTGGGAGCTTGGGGGGCCTCAATAACATGCTGAAATGGGCTTTGAAATCACTGAGGTTACCCCTGTAGGCACTTAACGTTAGGAATCTATGATATCAATTAGTCTTTTCTTTATGGCTGTTGGGTTCCTGGTTAATTTTCAGATGTACAATACAATCACTGAGTGGTTTCTCTTTAGAATGTTTAAACTGTATTTTCTAGTTTTCTTTATGTCAGCTACCTCTGTGATTGCGAGTGGATTTCATGTTTTTCCAAGACATAAGCAGAGCAGATGTTTAGATATTTCATATTCCTCTTGCCAAAAAGAGCTAGGAATCTAGA
This portion of the Esox lucius isolate fEsoLuc1 chromosome 13, fEsoLuc1.pri, whole genome shotgun sequence genome encodes:
- the tmem150aa gene encoding transmembrane protein 150A, which encodes MTAWIVLPVSLSAFSITGIWIVYAMAVMNHHVCPVENWTYNLTCTEEMARPGFPKTCCTLQDIPLISKCGSFPPESCLFSLIGNVGAFMVVMVCLLRYAQVIEHSHGCWINTSALVSGCTNAIGLVMVGNFQVDHAKSLHYVGAGVTFPAGLLFVCLQCVLTYRLAVTALDYWMAHVRVALAGGALISLVLSGIFFIHESFVLQHAAAICEWVFTVDILVYYGTFTYEFGTVTNETMMVGLQQTHHHSGVMMGGGAGAMALSMGGSIGGGMGAKGLKSPGGSSTSTHLNCTPESIAML